The following coding sequences are from one Capsicum annuum cultivar UCD-10X-F1 chromosome 3, UCD10Xv1.1, whole genome shotgun sequence window:
- the LOC107865585 gene encoding F-box/FBD/LRR-repeat protein At1g13570-like — translation MAMISRDSKRPYVEEDQLDGLTALPISVKHHIQERLSSMEEAARMSILSRPWRYVWASIPKLVFSAQVCQRKLLIDVIDTILLQHHGAIKTFVLEISSIPPSKHSVIDQWMLLLSRNGIMNLNLLNLQDAAPYILPSYMYDVEIESLCLANCIFKPPCSFRGFHKLKSLSLLKVVLLLDDIAASFLWMPYLVILQVNACRGFPNAKIYAPRLSQVYFLTRRTKTLDLGHFMDCRKLKTVRLVSSKKNQEKPVNLTYLLNCWTEILNFTMDNYYLKSFATEAERLPAYLNNLKVMTLFEFDFDDEDQIFSLLRMFILSPNLNDLHLVLSSKKKDVGVEVNVINHFEGPFYRTLGVFNLERLTVKNFHGSRIEMLFVRFVLASAPSLLQSTILIEDVESVDQS, via the coding sequence ATGGCAATGATAAGTCGCGATAGTAAGAGACCTTACGTTGAAGAGGACCAACTCGATGGACTTACCGCTCTTCCCATTAGTGTCAAACATCACATTCAAGAGCGCTTGTCGTCTATGGAGGAAGCTGCAAGAATGAGTATTTTGTCTAGACCGTGGAGATATGTTTGGGCTTCAATCCCCAAACTTGTATTTTCTGCTCAAGTTTGCCAGAGAAAGCTTTTGATAGACGTGATTGATACAATTCTGTTGCAGCACCATGGAGCTATTAAGACATTTGTCCTAGAGATTTCATCAATACCTCCTTCTAAGCACTCAGTTATCGATCAATGGATGCTTTTACTATCAAGAAATGGTATCATGAATCTCAACCTTCTGAATCTACAAGATGCTGCTCCATATATATTACCTTCCTACATGTACGATGTAGAAATAGAAAGCTTGTGCTTGGCCAATTGCATTTTCAAGCCGCCGTGCAGCTTTAGGGGTTTCCACAAGCTCAAAAGTCTTTCACTACTTAAAGTCGTCTTGTTATTAGATGACATTGCAGCTTCTTTCTTGTGGATGCCCTACCTTGTTATTCTGCAAGTTAACGCGTGTAGGGGTTTTCCTAACGCGAAAATATATGCTCCAAGACTTTCCCAAGTATATTTCCTTACCAGGAGAACCAAAACACTTGACTTGGGTCATTTCATGGACTGTCGGAAGCTGAAAACAGTTAGACTTGTATCATCAAAAAAGAATCAAGAGAAACCGGTGAACTTGACCTATCTACTCAACTGCTGGACTGAAATTCTCAATTTTACTATGGACAATTACTACCTCAAGTCTTTTGCTACTGAAGCGGAGAGGCTCCCGGCATACCTAAACAACTTGAAGGTTATGACTTTATTTGAGTTCGATTTTGATGATGAAGATCAAATCTTTTCTCTTCTAAGAATGTTTATTCTTTCTCCGAATTTGAATGACCTTCATTTGGTGTTGAGCTCGAAGAAGAAGGATGTTGGAGTCGAAGTGAATGTCATAAATCATTTTGAAGGACCATTCTACAGGACACTCGGAGTATTCAATCTTGAAAGATTGACAGTAAAAAACTTCCATGGTTCAAGAATCGAAATGCTCTTTGTGAGGTTTGTACTCGCATCTGCACCTTCACTCCTGCAGAGTACCATCCTTATTGAAGATGTAGAAAGCGTTGATCAAAGCTAA